AGGACAAAGACCCTCCGGTCCCTGAGGGTCATTGAGAAACCATCCGTGAACCTCTTTATATAGAACATCACCCTGTCATGTATCCCTGAGAACTTGATATCCTCTGCCCTGAAACGGGATATCCATGAGACAAGTCTGCGGGTGACTGAAATGGCTATGCTCTGGGCTATCCTTGTGTTCATACCCGCATAGATGGCGAGGGAAAAGATGACAATGGTTGTGAATATAAGGAAACTGACGGTGAGCCTGGTCCATAAAGATATATCCCATGTCATTATGAGTACCGCCGAGAGTATGGATATCAGAGCAAAGGGCACGAATTCAAAGACCCTGTCAGCAGTTGATGATGCGAAGCCAATCTCAAAGGGTGTCCCTTCAACCTCCAGGAGGAGGTAAGCCCTCAGCGGCTCACCCCCTGCAGCCCCCGGGGTTATGTTGTTCCCGAATATGCTTGCAAGAAGCATCATAAAGAGCCTTGGAAAGGCCGGTGCCTCATCAACCAGGTTAAGTATAAGCCTCCATCTGAGGGTCCAGAGTAAAAGGATCATGGCCTCAAAAAGGAAATTCAGGGCCAGGAAATACATGCTGGTGCCCTCAAGGGCTGCCAGTATATCCCCGAAACCTGCAAAAAAACTTATAAGGAATATTATGACTGCGACGGCAAGGAAGGAGAATATTATGGTCTTCCTGTTCTCCCTCAGATATGCAAAGACATCCTTCTCAGCCATAAAATCAACTACTTCAAGCCAAGAATCTCAGAGAGGGTTAAACCCCTTCCATAGGCATCCTTTATGAGGATCTCCTTCTCCTTTATCTTGAGGGCCTCCTTAACAACATCACCGATGAGCCTCCAGGGTACAGCAACAACCCCTGATTCATCCCCCATGATGAAATCACCTGGCTCAACCGTCACACCGTCGCACTCCACCGCCATGTTTATGGATCCCTCTGCAAGGGGTTCCCCTGCGCAGGGAACATGGCTCCTTGAGAATACCGGGAAATCAAGACCCCTGATGGCATCAAGATCCCTGCATGAGCCATAGATAACCGCCCCTGCAATCCCCCTGTTCATGGCAGCCATTGATGTGAGTTCACCCCATACAGCCATTTCATCGCCATCGGTCCTTATGAAGATAACATCCCCTGAGTCCGCAGCATCAACCGCCAGGACTGAAGTGCCCCAGTCGCGGCTGGATGTCTCTGCGGTTACAACGCGACCGGCCACCATCAGCCCGTTAACTGATTTCAGAGATGTGATGGCCCTGTTTTCACCGGTTACACTCTTCACCGCATCAGAAAGCTGTGGGGTGGATATGTCCTTCAGGAGCCTGGTGGGGTCCCTCACAGCGCCAAGACCCCTGAGACGTTCAATGGGTTTTATACCCCTTCGAACCATAAAATCAGTCTTGAGGAGTTGTAACCTCTTCGACCATGGTTTTTCCAGCTACAACCTCATCAACACTGTGTATGGAACCACCATAGCTCTCGATTGCCTCTGTTATCTCATCAAAATCCAGGTCGTTCCCCTGAATCGTCACCTTAATGTTCTCTGTCTCCTTATCAATCTCCATGAGGGTTATATTAACACCCTCAACACCCCGCAGTTCACTGAGATACTTGGCATATTCAGGTATTATTGGTTCATGGGGTTTCAGTATATCCAGAACAATCCTTATAAGGCCTTTAGCCACCATCTTTCCTCCATTCTTTTATCAAAATGATATAAGTATTATGATGAAAAGTATATTTAAATTATAACCCCCCATGATACCGGAGAAGGGGTGCCGTAAAAATCATTAATTGTATTGGATTGCTTCTGTGATTATTTTATATATCAGTATCTCCATATAAAATATAGATATTATCAAGGTTATAAAAGGGCTTAAAATGTCTCTTATGAAGCTTCAGCAGATAAACGATGAGATTGATGAACTTAAATATCAGGGAGAGCAGGGAGTGCCCATTCTCATAGAAGGCCGGAAGGATGAGGAGGCCCTCAGGGAACTGGGAGTCAACGGACCCTTCATAAAGGTTTCAGGGTCCAGTTTGAATCTCTCTGAAATCGCCCTTAGGGCCGCCATGTCCTCAAGGGTCATAATACTCACAGATTTTGATAGGAAGGGCAGTGAACTTGCAAGGAGACTTTACATGGATATACAGAGCCTTGGATCATATCCGGACCTCAGCATACGCCGCAGACTCATGGGCATGACAAGGAGATACATCAAGGACATACAGAGCCTGC
The sequence above is drawn from the Methanothermobacter wolfeii genome and encodes:
- a CDS encoding UPF0104 family protein; its protein translation is MAEKDVFAYLRENRKTIIFSFLAVAVIIFLISFFAGFGDILAALEGTSMYFLALNFLFEAMILLLWTLRWRLILNLVDEAPAFPRLFMMLLASIFGNNITPGAAGGEPLRAYLLLEVEGTPFEIGFASSTADRVFEFVPFALISILSAVLIMTWDISLWTRLTVSFLIFTTIVIFSLAIYAGMNTRIAQSIAISVTRRLVSWISRFRAEDIKFSGIHDRVMFYIKRFTDGFSMTLRDRRVFVLGFFISLMMWFLDVCRLYICFMAVGVSPPMVPLIIIYTGGILISLLPLLPGSLGLREGILVALFAVAGIGADYVMAASVIDRIASYAAPTLAGLLAALYYGRHIADSH
- a CDS encoding RraA family protein, with protein sequence MVRRGIKPIERLRGLGAVRDPTRLLKDISTPQLSDAVKSVTGENRAITSLKSVNGLMVAGRVVTAETSSRDWGTSVLAVDAADSGDVIFIRTDGDEMAVWGELTSMAAMNRGIAGAVIYGSCRDLDAIRGLDFPVFSRSHVPCAGEPLAEGSINMAVECDGVTVEPGDFIMGDESGVVAVPWRLIGDVVKEALKIKEKEILIKDAYGRGLTLSEILGLK
- a CDS encoding DUF211 domain-containing protein; this encodes MVAKGLIRIVLDILKPHEPIIPEYAKYLSELRGVEGVNITLMEIDKETENIKVTIQGNDLDFDEITEAIESYGGSIHSVDEVVAGKTMVEEVTTPQD
- a CDS encoding toprim domain-containing protein, producing the protein MSLMKLQQINDEIDELKYQGEQGVPILIEGRKDEEALRELGVNGPFIKVSGSSLNLSEIALRAAMSSRVIILTDFDRKGSELARRLYMDIQSLGSYPDLSIRRRLMGMTRRYIKDIQSLPSYIERLKFQVSPYLY